Proteins from one Deltaproteobacteria bacterium genomic window:
- a CDS encoding phosphoribosyltransferase, whose translation AAKVSEMLSLPLDVAVVSKITLPWNSESGFGAVAEDGTVRLNREMLHHIKLLPAEVEKGVSETKRKVMRRANFLRGSGPFPDLRKRPVILIDDGLASGITMSVAVLSLKNREAGSIHIAVPTGYGKSVEGIAADVESLYCANIRGGFSFAVADAYELWTDVPEKEARRILERYRD comes from the coding sequence GCGGCGAAAGTCTCAGAGATGCTTTCCCTCCCCCTCGACGTGGCGGTGGTCAGCAAGATAACCCTCCCCTGGAACAGCGAGTCGGGATTCGGCGCCGTCGCCGAAGACGGCACGGTGCGGCTGAACAGGGAGATGCTGCACCACATCAAGCTTCTCCCCGCTGAAGTCGAGAAGGGAGTTTCGGAGACGAAGCGGAAAGTGATGCGGAGGGCGAATTTTCTGCGGGGCTCCGGCCCGTTTCCCGACCTTCGGAAACGCCCGGTCATCCTCATCGACGATGGGCTTGCATCGGGTATCACCATGAGCGTCGCCGTCCTCTCCCTGAAGAACAGGGAAGCCGGCAGCATCCACATCGCCGTCCCCACGGGCTACGGGAAATCGGTCGAAGGTATTGCGGCAGACGTGGAGTCGCTCTACTGCGCCAACATACGGGGAGGGTTCAGTTTCGCCGTTGCCGACGCCTACGAGTTGTGGACGGACGTGCCGGAGAAAGAGGCAAGGAGGATACTCGAGAGATACCGTGATTGA